A part of Deltaproteobacteria bacterium genomic DNA contains:
- a CDS encoding carbamoyl-phosphate synthase large subunit, with product MTITSLLIANRGEIAIRIARAAAERGLRTVAVYSEDDARSLHVRRADQARLLRGSGAAAYLDIAQLVAMAREADCDAIHPGYGFQAENPAFAIACAEAGIRFVGPRPDVLAAFGDKARARMLARSCGIPVLPGTEGPADLDQALEFQRRHGAVMIKAIAGGGGRGMRAVRSAAELEAAYPRCRSEAKSAFGNDEVYLEALLPRARHVEVQIAGDGSGAVVHLWERECSVQRRNQKLVEIAPSPGLDKALRQRLLDAAVRLGEAARFDNLGTIEFLVDLDARPGEPGFAFIEANARLQVEHTVTEEVTGIDLVHAQLGLAAGRTLAELGLDRACSDEPRGFALQARINAETMGHDGTTRPSGGTLTAFEPPSGRGLRVDACGYAGYTTNPRFDSLLAKLVVRSPSADFADALALAYRALGEFRIEGLATNLAFLQSLLSRRELAAGGISTRFVEDHAAELVSGQSRAEQQRFFAAIPAAAPVAGLAGARVDARDPLAVLDYGKARAATPEAATVTEPPPEGLLEVRAPLQGTIVSVDVSEGEMVAAGHPLLVMEAMKMEHVVEAESGGVVRRIEVAKGDAVFADRVLLRMEPSDVAPSRSEQTRAIDLEHVRPDLAEVLDRHAVGQDDARPDAVERRRKTGQRTARENVMDLCDPGTFVEYGPLVIAAQRRRRTLEDLIARTPADGLVGGIGAVNSALFGESAARCVLMSYDYTVLAGTQGMQNHRKKDRMFELAEKWRLPLVFFTEGGGGRPGDTDALGVAGLDCMAFHYFGGLSGLVPLVGITSGRCFAGNAALLGCCDVVIATQGSNIGMGGPAMIEGGGLGVFRPEEVGPLDVQVRNGVVDIAVRDEAEAVQVARKYLSYFQGALPDGACADQRELRAIIPENRLRIYDVRRVIETLADSDSVLELRRGFGPGMVTALARIDGRPIGVIANNPTHLAGAIDSDGADKATRFMQLCDAFDLPLLFLCDTPGIMVGPEAEKTALVRHASRMFVTSASLSVPYFTIVLRKGYGLGAQAMAGGSFKAPIFTIAWPTGEFGGMGLEGAVKLGYRNELAALENPAERKALYDQMVERMYQHGKAVSTASHFEIDDVIDPAESRSWITRALRSVPPPAPRTGKKRPCVDTW from the coding sequence ATGACCATCACGAGCCTTCTGATCGCAAACCGTGGCGAGATCGCGATCCGCATCGCGCGCGCGGCCGCCGAGCGCGGCCTGCGCACGGTCGCGGTCTACTCCGAGGACGACGCACGCTCGCTGCACGTCCGCCGCGCGGACCAGGCGCGCTTGCTCCGCGGCAGCGGCGCCGCGGCGTACCTCGACATCGCGCAGCTCGTGGCGATGGCTCGCGAAGCGGACTGCGACGCGATCCACCCCGGCTACGGATTCCAGGCCGAGAACCCCGCCTTCGCGATCGCCTGCGCCGAGGCGGGGATCCGCTTCGTCGGGCCACGGCCCGACGTGCTCGCGGCCTTCGGCGACAAGGCTCGCGCTCGCATGCTCGCGCGGAGCTGCGGCATTCCGGTGCTGCCCGGCACGGAAGGCCCGGCCGATCTCGACCAGGCGCTCGAGTTCCAGCGCCGACACGGCGCGGTGATGATCAAGGCGATCGCCGGCGGCGGCGGGCGCGGAATGCGCGCGGTCCGCAGCGCGGCGGAGCTCGAGGCCGCGTATCCGCGCTGCCGCTCCGAGGCGAAGAGCGCCTTCGGAAACGACGAGGTGTATCTCGAAGCGCTCCTGCCACGCGCGCGCCACGTCGAGGTGCAGATCGCGGGCGACGGCTCGGGCGCGGTGGTGCACCTGTGGGAGCGCGAGTGCAGCGTGCAGCGGCGCAACCAGAAGCTGGTCGAGATCGCGCCGAGCCCGGGCTTGGACAAGGCGCTTCGCCAGCGCCTGCTCGATGCCGCGGTGCGCCTCGGCGAGGCCGCGCGCTTCGACAACCTGGGCACGATCGAGTTTCTCGTCGATCTGGACGCGCGGCCGGGCGAGCCCGGCTTCGCCTTCATCGAGGCCAACGCGCGCTTGCAGGTCGAGCACACGGTGACCGAGGAGGTGACGGGAATCGACCTCGTCCACGCCCAGCTCGGCCTGGCCGCGGGACGCACGCTCGCCGAGCTCGGGCTCGATCGAGCCTGCTCCGACGAGCCGCGCGGCTTCGCGCTTCAGGCGCGGATCAACGCGGAGACCATGGGGCACGACGGAACCACGAGGCCGTCCGGCGGTACGCTCACCGCGTTCGAGCCGCCGTCGGGACGCGGCCTGCGCGTGGATGCCTGCGGCTACGCGGGCTACACGACGAATCCCCGCTTCGACTCGCTCCTCGCCAAGCTCGTGGTGCGCTCGCCGTCCGCCGACTTCGCGGACGCGCTCGCGCTCGCGTATCGCGCGCTCGGCGAGTTCCGGATCGAAGGCCTGGCCACGAATCTGGCGTTCCTGCAGAGCCTGCTGTCCCGGCGGGAGCTCGCGGCCGGCGGGATCAGCACGCGCTTCGTCGAGGATCACGCGGCCGAGCTCGTCTCCGGCCAGAGCCGCGCCGAGCAGCAGCGCTTCTTCGCGGCGATTCCGGCGGCGGCGCCGGTCGCGGGTCTTGCGGGCGCGCGGGTCGACGCGCGCGATCCGCTCGCGGTACTCGATTACGGCAAGGCGCGCGCCGCGACTCCTGAGGCCGCCACCGTCACCGAGCCGCCGCCCGAGGGGCTGCTCGAAGTGCGCGCTCCGCTCCAGGGCACGATCGTGTCCGTCGACGTGAGTGAGGGCGAGATGGTCGCCGCGGGTCATCCGCTTCTCGTGATGGAAGCGATGAAGATGGAACACGTCGTCGAGGCCGAGAGCGGCGGCGTGGTGCGGCGCATCGAGGTGGCGAAGGGCGACGCGGTCTTCGCGGACCGCGTTCTGCTGCGCATGGAGCCCTCGGACGTCGCGCCTTCCAGGAGCGAGCAGACCCGAGCGATCGACCTCGAGCACGTCCGGCCGGATCTCGCCGAGGTGCTCGACCGACACGCGGTCGGTCAGGACGACGCGCGGCCCGACGCGGTCGAGCGGCGGCGCAAGACCGGCCAGCGCACCGCGCGCGAGAACGTGATGGACCTCTGCGATCCGGGCACGTTCGTCGAATACGGCCCGCTCGTGATCGCAGCGCAGCGTCGCCGCCGCACGCTCGAAGACCTGATTGCACGCACGCCCGCCGACGGTCTGGTCGGGGGGATCGGCGCGGTGAATTCTGCGCTCTTCGGCGAGTCCGCCGCGCGCTGCGTTCTGATGTCGTACGACTACACGGTGCTCGCCGGCACGCAGGGCATGCAGAACCACCGCAAGAAGGACCGCATGTTCGAGCTGGCCGAGAAGTGGCGCCTGCCGCTGGTCTTCTTCACCGAGGGCGGGGGCGGCCGGCCGGGCGACACCGACGCGCTAGGCGTGGCGGGCCTGGACTGCATGGCGTTCCACTACTTCGGCGGGCTGTCGGGGCTGGTGCCGCTGGTCGGGATCACCTCGGGTCGCTGCTTCGCCGGAAACGCCGCCCTGCTCGGCTGCTGCGACGTCGTGATCGCGACGCAGGGCTCGAACATCGGCATGGGCGGCCCGGCCATGATCGAGGGCGGCGGGCTCGGCGTGTTCCGCCCCGAAGAGGTCGGCCCGCTCGACGTGCAGGTGCGAAACGGCGTGGTCGACATCGCGGTCCGCGACGAGGCCGAGGCCGTGCAGGTCGCGAGGAAGTACCTGTCGTACTTCCAGGGTGCGCTCCCCGACGGGGCTTGCGCCGATCAACGCGAGCTCCGCGCGATCATCCCCGAGAACCGATTGCGCATCTACGACGTGCGGCGCGTGATCGAGACGCTCGCCGACAGCGATTCGGTGCTCGAGCTCCGGCGCGGCTTCGGCCCGGGGATGGTCACGGCGCTGGCGCGAATCGACGGCCGGCCGATCGGCGTGATCGCGAACAATCCGACGCACCTCGCCGGAGCGATCGACAGCGACGGCGCCGACAAGGCGACGCGCTTCATGCAGCTCTGCGACGCGTTCGACCTGCCGCTGCTGTTCCTGTGCGACACGCCGGGGATCATGGTGGGGCCCGAGGCCGAGAAGACGGCGCTGGTCCGACACGCTTCGCGAATGTTCGTGACCAGCGCGAGCCTCTCGGTGCCGTACTTCACGATCGTGCTGCGCAAGGGCTACGGCCTGGGCGCGCAGGCGATGGCGGGCGGGAGCTTCAAGGCGCCGATCTTCACGATCGCCTGGCCGACGGGGGAGTTCGGCGGAATGGGCCTCGAGGGCGCGGTGAAGCTCGGCTACCGCAACGAGCTCGCCGCGCTCGAGAACCCGGCCGAGCGCAAGGCGCTCTACGACCAGATGGTGGAGCGCATGTACCAGCACGGAAAGGCGGTCTCGACCGCGTCGCACTTCGAGATCGACGACGTGATCGACCCGGCCGAGTCGCGAAGCTGGATCACGCGCGCGCTGCGCTCGGTGCCGCCGCCGGCGCCGCGGACCGGCAAGAAGCGCCCCTGCGTGGACACGTGGTGA
- a CDS encoding aspartate 1-decarboxylase codes for MLRTLMKSKIHRATVTEANLEYEGSITIDAELASAADLLPNERVEIYDVTNGSRLATYVIHGEPGSGVIGINGAAAHLVKPGDLVIIASYAQMTTDEARAYQPRICFVDGQNALR; via the coding sequence ATGCTCCGCACGCTGATGAAGTCGAAAATCCATCGCGCGACCGTGACCGAGGCGAACCTCGAGTACGAAGGCTCGATCACGATCGACGCGGAGCTCGCGAGTGCCGCCGATCTGCTGCCGAACGAGCGCGTCGAGATCTACGACGTGACCAACGGCTCGCGGCTCGCGACGTACGTGATCCACGGCGAGCCGGGGAGCGGCGTGATCGGGATCAACGGCGCGGCCGCGCACCTGGTGAAGCCGGGCGATCTCGTGATCATCGCGAGCTACGCGCAGATGACGACGGACGAGGCGCGCGCCTACCAGCCTCGGATCTGCTTCGTCGACGGGCAGAACGCGCTCCGCTAG
- a CDS encoding class I SAM-dependent rRNA methyltransferase: MKLASVVLRPGRERSVGLGHPWVLSGSVERVEGDPAPGDVVQVRSAAGTRLGTGDWDPVAQIRVRLFAFGKDEIDEEAWLDSAISRALGWRAAHPLLQGTDGLRLAHAEADGLPGLTIDRYADWLSVRVGTPAMLRRAPKIAAILIAKTGARGIWLRAEGAPGALLAGEVPAEPVAIDERGRRYRVDLRHGQKTGFYLDQRDARDLFARLAKGTRTLDLFAHTGGFARAAQDGGAAEVVAVESSEQAARLLEQNAPGCQVVLGDVNEFLRRESRSFDLISVDPPPFAKRKRDVDAACRAYKDLNLHALRRAADGAHLLTFTCSHHVESELFRKVVFSAAHDAGREVQLLALLAAPPDHPVSLRHPQGEYLKGLLLRVSGAPS, from the coding sequence GTGAAGCTCGCGAGCGTCGTGCTGCGTCCCGGCCGCGAGCGGTCGGTCGGTCTCGGGCACCCGTGGGTGCTATCGGGAAGCGTCGAGCGGGTCGAGGGAGATCCGGCGCCCGGCGACGTCGTGCAGGTTCGAAGCGCGGCGGGCACGCGGCTCGGCACCGGCGACTGGGACCCTGTCGCGCAGATCCGCGTGCGCCTGTTCGCCTTCGGCAAGGATGAGATCGACGAGGAAGCCTGGCTCGACAGCGCGATCTCGCGTGCACTTGGCTGGCGAGCTGCGCACCCGCTTCTGCAGGGAACCGACGGCCTGCGGCTCGCGCACGCGGAGGCGGACGGCCTGCCGGGGCTCACGATCGACCGCTACGCGGACTGGCTAAGCGTTCGCGTGGGCACGCCCGCAATGCTGCGCCGCGCGCCGAAGATCGCCGCGATCCTGATCGCGAAGACCGGCGCGCGCGGCATCTGGCTGCGCGCCGAGGGCGCGCCCGGTGCGCTTCTCGCCGGCGAGGTTCCGGCCGAGCCGGTCGCGATCGACGAGCGCGGACGGCGCTATCGGGTCGATCTGCGGCACGGCCAGAAGACCGGCTTCTACCTGGACCAGCGCGATGCCCGCGACCTGTTCGCGCGCCTCGCGAAGGGGACGCGCACGCTCGATCTCTTCGCCCACACCGGGGGCTTCGCGCGCGCGGCGCAGGACGGCGGCGCGGCCGAGGTGGTCGCGGTCGAATCGTCGGAGCAGGCCGCGAGGCTGCTCGAGCAGAACGCGCCGGGCTGCCAGGTGGTGCTGGGGGACGTGAACGAGTTCCTGCGCCGTGAGTCTCGAAGCTTCGATCTGATCTCGGTCGACCCGCCGCCGTTCGCCAAGCGCAAGCGCGACGTCGACGCCGCGTGTCGCGCCTACAAGGACCTGAACCTGCACGCGCTGCGGCGCGCGGCCGACGGAGCGCATCTGCTCACGTTCACCTGCTCGCACCATGTCGAGAGCGAGCTGTTCCGCAAGGTGGTGTTCTCGGCCGCGCACGACGCAGGGCGAGAGGTCCAGCTGCTGGCGCTGCTCGCGGCGCCGCCCGACCACCCGGTCTCGCTGCGCCATCCGCAGGGCGAGTACCTGAAGGGTCTCCTGCTGCGCGTCTCCGGAGCCCCGAGTTGA
- a CDS encoding enoyl-CoA hydratase/isomerase family protein yields the protein MKLWRAETGTNGVVVATYTNPPMNYFCAEATQELGTLIRQWADPSVRAVVLTGGMRGKFITHYSVEELAQLASDRPMLAALGRSLNHGYHELLGSLRDLAKPVIAALNGDTMGGGFELSLACDIRIAAAGDHRIGLPEITLGILPGGSGTQRLSRLLGASRAIDFILRGRICRPEEALAFGLVHEVADDALARANALAAGLAELSPVAVAEIKRSVYQGSELHLEAGLVIEAEAFMTTMRSDEGLAAMNEYVALPLEKRRGWLERRAPLLHPKR from the coding sequence GTGAAGCTCTGGCGTGCCGAGACAGGGACGAACGGGGTGGTCGTGGCGACGTACACGAATCCGCCCATGAACTATTTCTGCGCCGAGGCCACGCAGGAGCTCGGCACGCTGATCCGGCAATGGGCCGACCCGTCGGTGCGCGCGGTCGTGCTCACCGGCGGGATGCGCGGAAAGTTCATCACACACTACAGCGTCGAGGAGCTGGCCCAGCTCGCGAGCGACCGGCCGATGCTTGCGGCGCTCGGCCGCAGCCTGAATCACGGCTACCACGAGCTGCTCGGGTCGCTGCGCGATCTGGCAAAGCCGGTGATCGCGGCGCTGAACGGCGACACCATGGGCGGCGGCTTCGAGCTCTCGCTCGCGTGCGACATCCGCATCGCCGCGGCGGGCGATCACCGCATCGGCCTGCCGGAGATCACGCTCGGCATCCTGCCCGGCGGCAGTGGAACGCAGCGGCTCTCCCGCCTTCTGGGTGCGAGCCGCGCGATCGACTTCATCCTGCGCGGGCGGATCTGCCGGCCAGAAGAGGCGCTCGCGTTCGGGCTCGTGCACGAGGTCGCCGACGACGCGCTGGCGCGCGCGAACGCGCTCGCCGCGGGTCTCGCCGAGCTCTCGCCGGTGGCCGTGGCCGAGATCAAACGCTCCGTGTACCAGGGATCGGAGCTGCACCTCGAGGCGGGGCTCGTGATCGAGGCCGAGGCGTTCATGACGACGATGCGCTCCGACGAGGGGCTCGCGGCGATGAACGAGTACGTGGCGCTCCCGCTCGAGAAGCGGCGCGGCTGGCTGGAGCGGCGCGCTCCGCTGTTGCACCCGAAGCGCTAG
- a CDS encoding TVP38/TMEM64 family protein: MTRRRIERALSLAVVALGAGGFYWLHVRSGLEWKPEVLRDHVAALGVFGPLAFVAIMALRPLLVLPSWLVLFACGMLFGPWLGALYGAIGAFLGGVLIFGIARAFGRDAVQSRIGGALRIFDELLAARGVPWLALYTAVPISPLTPIYASAGVSRMPLAPFCGAIAVGLLPRTSVFTFAGRAAAEPSLANLVVAGAIIALAIALTWGARGLFRTS, from the coding sequence TTGACGCGCCGCCGGATCGAGCGGGCGCTCTCGCTCGCCGTCGTCGCGCTCGGCGCGGGCGGCTTCTACTGGCTGCACGTGCGCTCCGGGCTGGAGTGGAAGCCCGAGGTGCTGCGCGACCACGTCGCCGCGCTCGGCGTCTTCGGCCCGCTCGCCTTCGTCGCGATCATGGCGCTGCGACCGCTGCTCGTGCTGCCTTCGTGGCTGGTGCTCTTCGCTTGCGGGATGCTCTTCGGGCCCTGGCTCGGTGCGCTCTACGGCGCGATCGGCGCGTTCCTCGGCGGCGTGCTGATCTTCGGCATCGCGCGCGCCTTCGGTCGCGACGCGGTGCAGTCGCGGATCGGCGGCGCGCTGCGGATCTTCGACGAGCTCCTCGCCGCACGCGGCGTGCCGTGGCTCGCGCTCTACACCGCGGTGCCGATCTCGCCGCTCACGCCGATCTACGCGAGCGCTGGCGTCTCGCGAATGCCGCTCGCGCCGTTCTGCGGCGCGATCGCGGTCGGGCTGCTGCCGCGCACCAGCGTCTTCACGTTCGCGGGGAGAGCCGCCGCGGAGCCCTCACTGGCGAATCTGGTCGTCGCGGGGGCGATCATCGCGCTCGCGATCGCGCTCACCTGGGGCGCGCGCGGTCTATTCCGGACGTCCTGA
- a CDS encoding matrixin family metalloprotease, with protein MSRLAALALGAWLLAGCSTDGPDYQPNRHDYWSFRERAGALPEPNYLPWVMHRERLPDGSEALVACRWPDSAFPLRYFALAPELPDVADDDERIRPAEDYVAAVDDAFAVWERAIGPPLRFERALRREDAAIEVRLVARMQPVEEGALLGVVEDERGRCRVEASGPTPDRVEIRFAPSEATLFIADAHGLLTPRQVRAVALHEIGHLLGVSGRHSPLAGDVMYPVAGDRRIEALSEHDRGSLRALYSIPPGAVFAHIGAPRAEPLSAVRRGPPRLAGAMRDARNGFSVRFPNEWQVIRTPSGFIAVDGVSWDYDASIQVVTSRGTPGGHVSLLAARARARGDDVRSEVFELDGEPIVRILASGGERAEQTDVMRLRDGWVLVVIADSNARDFALYQPWFQLVLLSLEPLDAQPPRSGRPE; from the coding sequence ATGAGCCGGCTCGCGGCTCTCGCGCTGGGAGCCTGGCTCCTCGCGGGCTGCTCGACCGATGGGCCGGACTACCAGCCGAATCGGCACGACTACTGGAGCTTCCGCGAGCGAGCGGGAGCGCTGCCCGAGCCGAACTACCTGCCCTGGGTGATGCACCGCGAGCGACTGCCCGACGGCTCCGAAGCGCTGGTCGCCTGCCGCTGGCCGGACTCCGCGTTTCCGCTGCGCTATTTCGCGCTCGCCCCCGAGCTTCCGGACGTCGCCGACGACGACGAGCGGATCCGACCCGCGGAAGACTACGTCGCCGCGGTCGACGACGCCTTCGCCGTCTGGGAGCGCGCGATCGGCCCGCCGCTGCGCTTCGAGCGCGCCCTCCGGCGCGAGGACGCGGCGATCGAGGTGCGCCTGGTCGCGCGAATGCAGCCGGTGGAGGAGGGCGCGCTGCTCGGGGTGGTGGAGGATGAACGCGGTCGCTGTCGCGTCGAGGCGTCCGGTCCGACACCGGATCGTGTCGAGATCAGGTTTGCCCCGAGCGAGGCGACGCTCTTCATCGCCGACGCGCACGGTCTGCTCACGCCGCGACAGGTGCGCGCCGTCGCGCTGCACGAGATCGGGCACCTGCTCGGCGTCTCCGGTCGGCACAGCCCGCTCGCCGGCGACGTGATGTACCCGGTCGCGGGCGACCGCCGCATCGAGGCGCTCTCCGAGCACGATCGGGGCTCGCTCCGCGCCCTCTACTCCATCCCGCCGGGAGCGGTCTTCGCGCACATTGGCGCGCCGCGCGCGGAGCCCCTCTCCGCGGTGCGGCGCGGACCGCCCAGGCTCGCGGGCGCGATGCGCGACGCGCGAAACGGCTTCTCCGTCCGCTTCCCGAACGAGTGGCAGGTGATCCGCACGCCGAGCGGGTTCATCGCAGTGGACGGCGTGTCGTGGGACTACGACGCCTCGATCCAGGTCGTGACGTCGCGGGGCACGCCCGGCGGGCACGTCTCGCTCCTGGCCGCGCGCGCGCGCGCACGCGGAGACGACGTCCGCTCGGAGGTCTTCGAGCTCGATGGCGAGCCGATCGTGCGGATCCTGGCGAGCGGGGGCGAGCGCGCCGAGCAGACCGACGTGATGCGCCTTCGCGACGGCTGGGTGCTGGTCGTGATCGCGGACAGCAACGCGCGGGACTTCGCGCTGTATCAGCCCTGGTTCCAGCTCGTGCTGCTCTCGCTCGAGCCGCTCGACGCGCAGCCGCCTCGCTCAGGACGTCCGGAATAG
- a CDS encoding alpha/beta fold hydrolase, whose protein sequence is MEALRTPEERFGVLPFFPWAPHYVEDLPGFAGLRMHYVDEGPRDPRDTYLCLHGEPTWSYLYRKMLPVFREAGGRVVAPDLFGFGRSDKPVRDADYTFAFHRESLLRLVERLDLRNVTLVVQDWGGILGLTLPMELPGRFASLIAMNTALPAGLSLGPGFAAWKSFAAQFHDVPVAGLIALSSPGALNPFDAAAYDAPFPDARYKAGVRRFPQLVPVEPGMAGIEHCQRARRYFAEEWRGQSFMAIGLRDPVLGKPVMEELRATIRGCPTPLELPEAGHFVQEWGDVVARAALASFAG, encoded by the coding sequence ATCGAGGCGCTGCGCACGCCGGAGGAGCGCTTCGGGGTGCTCCCGTTCTTTCCCTGGGCGCCGCATTACGTCGAGGACCTGCCCGGCTTTGCGGGGCTGCGCATGCACTACGTCGACGAGGGCCCGCGCGACCCGCGCGACACCTATCTGTGTCTGCACGGCGAGCCGACCTGGTCGTACCTGTACCGGAAGATGCTCCCGGTCTTCCGCGAGGCCGGCGGCCGCGTCGTGGCTCCCGACCTGTTCGGCTTCGGCCGCTCCGACAAGCCGGTCCGCGACGCCGACTACACGTTCGCGTTCCACCGCGAGTCCCTGCTGCGGCTGGTCGAGCGGCTCGACCTGCGCAACGTCACGCTCGTGGTCCAGGACTGGGGCGGGATTCTCGGGCTGACGCTGCCGATGGAGCTGCCCGGCCGCTTCGCGAGCCTGATCGCGATGAACACCGCGCTTCCCGCAGGCCTGTCGCTCGGGCCCGGCTTCGCGGCCTGGAAGAGCTTCGCCGCGCAATTCCACGACGTCCCCGTCGCGGGACTGATCGCGCTCTCCTCGCCGGGCGCGCTGAATCCGTTCGATGCCGCCGCCTACGACGCGCCGTTTCCCGACGCGCGCTACAAGGCGGGAGTGCGCCGCTTCCCGCAGCTGGTTCCGGTCGAGCCCGGCATGGCGGGAATCGAGCACTGCCAGCGCGCGCGCAGGTACTTCGCCGAGGAGTGGCGAGGCCAGAGTTTCATGGCGATCGGCCTGCGAGACCCGGTGCTCGGCAAGCCCGTGATGGAGGAGCTGCGCGCGACGATCCGCGGCTGCCCGACGCCGCTCGAGCTTCCCGAGGCGGGCCACTTCGTGCAGGAGTGGGGCGACGTGGTCGCGCGCGCGGCGCTGGCATCCTTCGCGGGCTAG
- the smpB gene encoding SsrA-binding protein SmpB: MAEPARKSICKNRKARFQYHIDETVEAGMVLTGSEVKSLRAGAANLSDAYAQVRGSEVYLMKAHIAPYTHAGRENHLPERPRKLLLHRREIDRLGGRLREKGLTLVPIELYFKEGRAKVELGLGRGKKLHDKRESIATRESERRVRQAVRRRARRG; the protein is encoded by the coding sequence TTGGCCGAGCCCGCCCGAAAATCGATCTGCAAGAACCGCAAGGCGCGCTTCCAGTACCACATCGACGAGACCGTCGAGGCCGGAATGGTGCTGACCGGGTCCGAGGTGAAGTCGCTCCGCGCCGGTGCCGCCAACCTCTCCGACGCCTACGCGCAGGTCCGCGGCAGCGAGGTCTACCTGATGAAGGCGCACATCGCGCCCTACACGCATGCGGGTCGCGAGAACCACCTGCCCGAGCGGCCGCGCAAGCTGCTTCTGCACCGCCGCGAGATCGATCGACTCGGCGGACGCCTGCGCGAGAAGGGCCTGACGCTCGTGCCGATCGAGCTCTACTTCAAGGAAGGCCGCGCGAAGGTCGAGCTGGGACTCGGGCGCGGCAAGAAGCTGCACGACAAACGCGAGTCGATCGCGACGCGTGAATCGGAGCGCCGTGTGCGTCAGGCGGTCCGGCGCCGCGCCAGGCGGGGATGA
- a CDS encoding nitronate monooxygenase — MHTELCDRLGIEFPIFAFSHCRDVVAAVSQAGGFGVLGAVGFTPGQLEIECRWIDEHIGDRPYGVDLVIPQKYEGQGEIDPAKLEAHLRSLIPARHREFAAKLLADHGVPELPPENRARELLGWTGATAAPQLEVALKHDKVRLIANALGTPPADVIDLVHRSGRLVAALCGRVHQAVRHREAGVDIVIAQGTEGGGHTGDVGSLVLWPQVIEAVAPVPVLAAGGIGTGSQIAAALALGAQGVWTGSLWLAVEEAEAQPAQIESYLRASSEDTVRTRSFTGKPCRMLRNDWTEAWEREDAPKPLGMPLQGMVTMDAIARTGRYASSPHAQAVAFNPIGQTVGLIHEVQSCRELIYELVLGYVEASERLAQLQPR; from the coding sequence TTGCACACCGAGCTCTGCGATCGACTGGGCATCGAGTTCCCGATCTTCGCCTTCAGTCACTGCCGGGACGTGGTCGCCGCCGTCTCGCAGGCGGGCGGGTTCGGGGTGCTGGGTGCGGTGGGCTTCACGCCGGGACAGCTCGAGATCGAGTGCCGCTGGATCGACGAGCACATCGGCGACCGGCCCTACGGCGTGGATCTGGTGATCCCGCAGAAGTACGAAGGGCAGGGCGAGATCGACCCGGCCAAGCTCGAGGCCCACCTTCGCTCGCTGATCCCCGCGCGCCACCGCGAGTTCGCGGCGAAGCTCCTCGCGGATCACGGAGTTCCCGAGCTGCCGCCCGAGAACCGCGCGCGCGAGCTGCTCGGCTGGACCGGCGCCACGGCGGCGCCGCAGCTCGAGGTCGCGCTGAAGCACGACAAGGTCCGGCTGATCGCGAACGCGCTGGGCACGCCGCCGGCCGACGTGATCGATCTGGTCCACCGCAGCGGCCGGCTGGTCGCCGCGCTCTGCGGGCGCGTGCACCAGGCCGTGCGCCACCGCGAGGCGGGCGTCGACATCGTGATCGCGCAGGGAACCGAGGGCGGCGGGCACACCGGCGATGTCGGCAGCCTCGTGCTCTGGCCGCAGGTGATCGAGGCGGTCGCGCCGGTTCCGGTGCTCGCGGCCGGCGGCATCGGCACGGGCTCGCAGATCGCCGCGGCGCTCGCGCTCGGCGCGCAGGGAGTCTGGACCGGATCGCTCTGGCTCGCCGTCGAGGAAGCCGAGGCGCAGCCCGCGCAGATCGAGTCGTACCTGCGCGCCAGCAGCGAAGACACGGTCCGCACCCGCTCGTTCACGGGCAAGCCGTGCCGGATGCTGCGCAACGACTGGACCGAGGCGTGGGAGCGCGAGGACGCTCCGAAGCCGCTGGGCATGCCGCTGCAGGGAATGGTCACGATGGACGCGATCGCGCGCACCGGCCGCTACGCCTCGTCGCCGCACGCGCAGGCGGTCGCGTTCAACCCGATCGGCCAGACGGTCGGGCTGATCCACGAGGTGCAGTCCTGCCGCGAGCTGATCTACGAGCTCGTCCTTGGCTACGTCGAGGCGAGCGAGCGACTCGCGCAGCTTCAGCCGCGCTGA